The following proteins are co-located in the Spirosoma montaniterrae genome:
- a CDS encoding transposase: MATPCTQNNNTTRVKSTANDFLQARIQHYLQPIQDQLLQQIDKRLVATFATLFSSILLFRNTKMGLLLSELGGYIAGHAHAPAGTKRLSNLLRCAYWDAAVIEEFFWAKTQRRIAQLATMGKRPLLVWDDSRIEKPESWFVEGLCSVESSKGKRLTKIKKGFYKPPSARICVPGFHWTGVLLAALGETPSVCQMSWWTTRGKHKEVGTNIMFRLLRQLQAHLPASVLHVLDRGYASSWTIEWMSHFKQDFLVRWKKNHLLTHGEKGTKQTHLLARSCAPQSRKLLRDKERKITKQVSVGWLAVRHAEHELLPLWLLVVRDRRHQQPPMYLLTSVPVRDVHQAWLLVHSYMHRWQIEQAFRAGKAEFGLESPRLWFWENRLKLLGIVSLVYDFLLSLLRHWPDWIPLFLKRWVPRTGNRHRCSSVPIYRLRLAISNALMVAFALTQNSG; the protein is encoded by the coding sequence ATGGCAACGCCATGCACACAAAATAACAATACGACGCGCGTAAAGTCAACCGCGAATGACTTTCTACAAGCCCGAATACAGCACTATCTCCAACCCATTCAAGACCAGCTACTCCAGCAAATCGACAAGCGACTCGTAGCTACCTTTGCGACCTTGTTTAGCAGCATTCTGCTCTTTCGTAACACGAAGATGGGACTGCTACTGAGTGAGTTAGGAGGCTATATCGCTGGGCATGCCCACGCCCCGGCAGGTACCAAACGCCTAAGCAACCTCTTACGATGCGCCTATTGGGACGCTGCTGTTATCGAGGAGTTTTTCTGGGCCAAGACCCAACGACGCATTGCCCAACTGGCGACTATGGGCAAACGGCCTTTGCTGGTGTGGGATGATAGTCGCATCGAGAAGCCAGAAAGTTGGTTTGTCGAAGGACTTTGTTCAGTCGAAAGTAGCAAGGGGAAACGACTCACCAAGATCAAGAAAGGCTTCTACAAGCCCCCTTCAGCCCGCATCTGCGTGCCGGGCTTTCACTGGACGGGTGTATTACTGGCCGCGCTGGGCGAAACACCCAGTGTGTGCCAGATGAGTTGGTGGACGACGCGGGGCAAGCATAAAGAGGTGGGTACCAACATCATGTTCCGTCTGCTTAGGCAGTTACAGGCCCATCTGCCAGCTTCCGTGCTGCATGTGCTGGATCGGGGCTATGCCAGTAGCTGGACGATTGAGTGGATGAGCCACTTCAAACAGGACTTTCTGGTGCGCTGGAAAAAGAATCACCTACTGACTCACGGCGAAAAAGGCACCAAACAGACCCATCTGCTGGCCCGTAGTTGTGCGCCCCAGAGCCGTAAGCTCCTGCGCGACAAGGAACGTAAGATTACCAAACAGGTCAGTGTGGGTTGGCTGGCCGTTCGTCATGCGGAGCATGAGCTATTGCCTTTATGGTTGCTGGTGGTCCGGGATCGCAGGCATCAGCAACCGCCCATGTACCTGCTCACATCCGTACCCGTCCGGGATGTGCATCAGGCTTGGCTACTGGTACACAGTTACATGCACCGTTGGCAGATTGAACAGGCTTTTCGAGCGGGCAAGGCCGAGTTCGGCCTGGAGTCGCCCCGGCTGTGGTTCTGGGAGAACCGGCTAAAGCTGTTGGGCATAGTCAGTTTAGTGTATGACTTTCTGTTATCGCTGTTACGCCACTGGCCGGATTGGATACCCCTATTTTTGAAACGGTGGGTACCCCGAACAGGCAATCGGCACCGATGCTCGTCGGTGCCGATTTACAGACTGCGGTTAGCCATCTCAAACGCTTTAATGGTGGCCTTCGCCCTCACTCAAAATTCGGGATGA
- a CDS encoding ABC transporter ATP-binding protein: MNNPYLSLLRTAWHYARHEKRQYVLIYLLFVLANVVSAMHPLLFGWFVGQLQQANTDILRFVWLYAGGYVALELGEWAFHGPARIMERRLAFNLSRNYLDELFHQTLHLPVGWHKDHHSGATINRIRKAYEALKDFFQDGFIYLHALMKLLFSFGAMLYFSPVFGLAGLALGVLTVWVILRFDRPFIKALDETNEREHTVSSTLFDSLSNIITVITLRLENQIQGGLASKVAAVFQPFMRQVRINEWKWFVASMLVALIYLVMATGYVYQHYEPGKVFLVGGLVTLLGYVNQFTSVFHDVAYQYTQVVRFNTDVQTARSIGQAYAGHERAELEHLPNNWKTVQISHLNFSHNRPVGVTAHPTTTLRDVQIRLDRGKRVAFIGESGSGKSTLLTLLRGLYPTEPGLVMQADGRSYDSLRAVANTVTLFPQEPEIFENTIAYNITLGLPFPEADVWKACDMAQFADVARHLPNGLETNIQEKGVNLSGGQRQRLALARGILAARSSDVVLLDEPTSSVDPKTELLIYHALLREFTDKAIVSTLHRLHLLPLFDYVYILDKGHVVDEGSFVELRQRSAVFQEMWAHQKDVLQTPEGAEI; this comes from the coding sequence ATGAACAATCCTTATCTGTCGCTACTACGCACGGCCTGGCACTATGCACGGCACGAGAAGCGGCAGTATGTGCTGATTTATTTGCTGTTTGTTCTGGCAAACGTTGTATCGGCCATGCATCCATTGCTGTTTGGCTGGTTCGTTGGTCAGCTTCAGCAGGCCAATACCGATATTCTGCGGTTCGTATGGCTCTATGCGGGCGGCTACGTGGCACTGGAACTCGGCGAGTGGGCGTTTCATGGCCCGGCGCGGATAATGGAGCGTCGGCTGGCCTTCAACCTCAGCCGCAACTACCTCGACGAACTGTTTCACCAAACGCTGCACCTGCCCGTTGGCTGGCACAAAGACCACCACAGCGGGGCCACTATCAACCGCATCCGCAAAGCGTACGAAGCACTCAAGGATTTCTTCCAGGATGGGTTTATCTATCTGCACGCGCTGATGAAACTGCTGTTTTCGTTTGGAGCCATGCTCTATTTCTCGCCCGTGTTCGGACTGGCGGGGCTGGCGTTGGGCGTACTGACGGTCTGGGTTATTCTGCGTTTCGACCGGCCTTTTATCAAAGCGTTAGACGAAACCAACGAACGCGAACACACCGTGTCGTCAACGCTGTTCGATAGCCTGTCGAATATTATCACAGTGATTACACTTCGGCTCGAAAACCAGATTCAGGGCGGGCTGGCAAGTAAAGTAGCGGCTGTTTTTCAGCCGTTTATGCGGCAGGTACGCATCAACGAATGGAAGTGGTTTGTGGCAAGTATGCTGGTAGCACTCATTTATTTGGTGATGGCAACGGGCTATGTGTATCAGCATTACGAGCCGGGCAAGGTGTTTCTGGTAGGCGGCTTAGTTACGTTGCTGGGCTACGTGAATCAGTTCACGAGCGTTTTTCACGACGTGGCGTATCAGTACACGCAGGTTGTGCGGTTCAATACCGACGTGCAAACGGCCCGCAGCATCGGCCAGGCTTACGCCGGTCACGAACGCGCCGAGTTAGAACACCTGCCCAACAACTGGAAAACCGTACAAATCAGTCATTTAAATTTCTCACACAATCGCCCTGTCGGCGTCACAGCCCATCCGACAACGACCTTGCGCGACGTGCAGATTCGGCTCGACCGGGGCAAGCGCGTAGCCTTTATCGGCGAAAGTGGGTCGGGCAAAAGTACGCTGCTGACCCTCTTGCGCGGATTATATCCGACTGAGCCGGGATTGGTGATGCAGGCCGATGGGCGTTCGTATGATTCGCTGCGGGCGGTAGCCAACACGGTGACGCTGTTTCCGCAGGAGCCGGAGATTTTCGAGAACACCATTGCCTACAACATCACCCTCGGTCTGCCCTTCCCCGAAGCCGACGTCTGGAAAGCCTGCGATATGGCCCAATTCGCCGACGTAGCCAGGCATTTGCCCAACGGGCTGGAGACCAACATTCAGGAGAAAGGCGTGAACCTATCGGGCGGGCAGCGGCAACGGCTGGCGTTGGCGCGGGGCATTCTGGCCGCCCGCAGTAGTGATGTTGTGCTGCTGGACGAGCCTACGAGCAGCGTCGACCCCAAAACCGAGTTACTGATTTACCACGCCCTCCTGCGCGAATTCACCGACAAAGCCATCGTTTCGACTCTCCACCGGCTCCACCTGCTGCCCCTGTTCGACTACGTATACATCCTCGACAAAGGCCACGTCGTAGACGAAGGTTCATTTGTCGAATTGCGGCAGCGCAGTGCTGTTTTCCAGGAAATGTGGGCGCATCAGAAAGACGTGCTGCAAACACCAGAGGGTGCGGAGATATAG
- a CDS encoding ATP-binding protein: MIERAIRPHLEAHLRSNKVLVLTGARRVGKTVLLNQLADAFDGPKMMLNGDDLSTAELLNDRRVASYRRWLGTTELLLIDEAQVIPDVGRALKLLIDSFPNLTIVATGSSAFDLTNRTGEPLVGRQLLYTLYPLSQLELSATETYPQTRDRLTDRLIFGSYPDIVRAEHIPDRVDYLKGLVSSYLLKDILLFEQIRNAQKMLQLLQLVAYQVGNEVSNDELSRQLQIDRSTVVRYLDLFTKVFILFRLGGYSNNLRKEVTKSAKWYFFDNGIRNALINNFSLPNQRNDIGALWENYIIAERLKRNAYQRSQAVPYFWRTYDQQELDWLEEENGQLAGYEIKWHTNPVRYPKAFRTAYPEALLQTINPNTYLDFIA; encoded by the coding sequence ATGATTGAACGCGCTATTCGCCCCCACCTTGAAGCACACTTACGTTCTAATAAGGTTCTTGTTTTAACGGGAGCCAGACGGGTCGGTAAAACTGTTTTGCTGAATCAGTTGGCCGATGCTTTCGACGGGCCAAAGATGATGCTGAACGGCGACGACCTCAGCACTGCCGAACTCCTCAACGACCGGCGCGTAGCTTCGTATCGACGCTGGTTAGGAACTACTGAACTGCTGCTGATTGATGAAGCGCAGGTTATACCCGATGTGGGCCGGGCACTGAAGCTGCTTATCGATTCGTTCCCTAATCTGACCATTGTTGCCACTGGCTCATCGGCGTTTGACCTGACGAACCGCACGGGCGAACCGCTCGTGGGGCGACAGTTGCTGTATACACTTTACCCGTTGTCTCAACTGGAACTGTCGGCTACGGAAACGTATCCGCAAACCCGCGACCGGCTGACCGACCGGCTTATTTTTGGCAGTTATCCCGACATTGTTCGGGCCGAACACATACCCGACCGTGTTGATTATTTAAAAGGGCTGGTTTCGTCTTATCTGCTGAAAGACATTTTATTGTTTGAACAAATCCGAAACGCCCAAAAAATGCTCCAGTTGCTGCAATTGGTGGCTTATCAGGTCGGTAACGAAGTATCGAACGACGAACTGAGTCGGCAATTGCAGATTGATCGGAGTACAGTAGTGCGCTATTTAGACTTGTTTACGAAGGTATTCATTTTGTTTCGCTTAGGTGGTTACAGCAACAATCTGCGGAAAGAAGTAACGAAATCCGCTAAGTGGTATTTCTTTGATAACGGCATCCGAAACGCGCTCATCAACAACTTTTCGTTGCCAAATCAACGGAACGACATCGGCGCGTTATGGGAAAATTATATAATCGCTGAACGATTGAAACGAAACGCCTATCAGCGCAGCCAGGCCGTTCCTTACTTCTGGCGTACCTACGACCAACAGGAACTTGACTGGCTCGAGGAAGAAAATGGGCAGTTGGCAGGTTATGAAATCAAGTGGCACACGAACCCCGTTCGATATCCAAAAGCCTTTCGGACGGCTTACCCGGAAGCATTGTTACAAACCATAAACCCAAATACCTATCTGGACTTTATAGCATAA
- the fusA gene encoding elongation factor G, giving the protein MARDLSFTRNIGIAAHIDAGKTTTTERILYYAGVSHKIGEVHDGAATMDWMEQEQERGITITSAATTVDWTYRDQKYHINIIDTPGHVDFTVEVNRSLRVLDGLVFLFSAVDGVEPQSETNWRLANNYNVARLGFVNKMDRSGADFLNVCKQVKEMLGSYAVPLQLPIGEEDNFKGVVDLVNFRGIVWNESDKGMTFTEVPIPDDMLDEATEWREKLLEAVAEFDDSLMEKYFEDPESISEDEILAALRKATIAMKIVPMLCGSSFKNKGVQTMLDYVMALLPSPMDKESIKGTNPNTGEEISRKPSVSEPFAALAFKIATDPYVGRLCFIRSYSGTLESGSYVLNNRSGNKERISRIFQMHANKQNQIERLEAGDIGAVVGFKDIKTGDTLSDEKNPIVLESMVFPDPVIGYAIEPKKTADQDNFSKAIGKLIEEDPTLKVESNEETGQTIIRGMGELHLEIIIDRMRREFKVEVNQGAPQVAYKEVLTKQVEGHREVYKKQTGGRGKFADIVFDLGPRDPEEDGSVKPGLQFVNAIVGGVIPKEFIQPVAKGFEESLKNGPLAGFPLESMKVRLFHGSYHDVDSDSLSFELAARIGFKEAARQAGPKLLEPIMAVEVLTPEEYTGPITGDLNRRRGVMKGMDSKAGSQVIKADVPLSELFGYVTDLRTMSSGRATANLTFSHYEIVPQNIADTVVAKEKGTIKA; this is encoded by the coding sequence ATGGCTCGCGATTTATCGTTCACGAGAAACATCGGTATCGCTGCTCACATTGATGCGGGCAAGACGACAACAACCGAACGTATCCTTTATTACGCTGGCGTAAGCCACAAAATCGGTGAGGTACACGACGGTGCCGCCACCATGGACTGGATGGAGCAGGAGCAGGAGCGTGGTATTACCATTACCTCGGCTGCTACTACTGTTGACTGGACCTACCGCGACCAGAAATACCACATCAACATCATCGATACCCCCGGCCACGTTGACTTCACAGTTGAGGTAAACCGTTCGCTGCGCGTTCTCGACGGACTGGTATTTCTGTTCTCTGCCGTTGATGGCGTTGAGCCGCAGTCAGAAACCAACTGGCGCCTGGCTAACAACTATAACGTTGCCCGCTTAGGCTTCGTAAACAAAATGGACCGGTCGGGTGCCGATTTCCTGAACGTGTGTAAGCAGGTGAAGGAAATGCTCGGTTCGTATGCTGTGCCCCTTCAGTTGCCCATCGGCGAAGAAGACAATTTCAAAGGCGTAGTTGACTTGGTGAACTTCCGGGGTATTGTCTGGAACGAGTCGGATAAAGGCATGACCTTTACCGAAGTCCCCATTCCCGACGATATGCTGGATGAAGCAACCGAATGGCGCGAAAAACTCCTCGAAGCCGTTGCCGAATTCGACGACAGCCTGATGGAGAAATACTTTGAAGACCCTGAATCTATCTCGGAAGACGAAATTCTGGCGGCCCTGCGGAAAGCAACCATCGCCATGAAAATCGTTCCGATGCTGTGCGGTTCGTCGTTCAAAAACAAAGGCGTGCAAACCATGCTCGACTATGTGATGGCCCTGCTGCCTTCACCGATGGACAAGGAGAGCATCAAAGGTACCAACCCGAACACGGGCGAAGAAATTTCGCGTAAACCCAGTGTTAGCGAGCCATTTGCGGCTTTGGCGTTCAAAATTGCCACTGACCCCTACGTGGGCCGCTTGTGCTTCATTCGCTCGTACTCAGGTACGCTGGAGTCAGGCTCGTATGTTCTGAACAACCGGTCGGGCAACAAAGAGCGTATCTCGCGGATTTTCCAGATGCACGCCAACAAGCAAAACCAGATCGAGCGTCTGGAAGCGGGCGACATTGGTGCTGTGGTTGGTTTCAAAGACATCAAAACCGGCGATACGCTGTCGGATGAGAAGAACCCGATTGTACTGGAGTCGATGGTATTCCCCGACCCCGTTATCGGTTATGCTATCGAGCCGAAGAAAACGGCTGACCAGGATAACTTCTCGAAGGCTATCGGTAAACTGATCGAAGAAGACCCAACCCTGAAAGTTGAGTCGAACGAAGAAACCGGTCAGACCATCATCCGGGGTATGGGTGAGCTTCACCTCGAAATTATCATCGACCGGATGCGTCGGGAGTTCAAGGTAGAAGTAAACCAGGGTGCGCCACAGGTTGCCTACAAAGAGGTGCTAACCAAGCAGGTAGAGGGACACCGTGAAGTATACAAGAAGCAAACGGGTGGTCGCGGTAAATTTGCCGACATCGTGTTTGACCTCGGTCCCCGCGATCCTGAAGAAGACGGTTCGGTTAAGCCGGGTCTGCAATTCGTGAATGCTATTGTGGGTGGTGTGATTCCGAAAGAATTCATCCAGCCGGTTGCTAAAGGTTTTGAAGAGTCGCTGAAAAACGGCCCGTTGGCTGGCTTCCCGCTCGAAAGCATGAAAGTGCGGCTGTTCCACGGTTCGTACCACGACGTTGACTCCGATTCGTTGTCGTTTGAACTGGCGGCCCGGATTGGCTTCAAAGAAGCCGCTCGTCAGGCTGGTCCGAAACTGCTCGAACCAATTATGGCCGTTGAAGTACTGACGCCGGAAGAATACACCGGTCCGATCACGGGCGACCTAAACCGCCGTCGGGGCGTGATGAAAGGCATGGACTCGAAGGCCGGTTCGCAGGTTATCAAAGCCGACGTACCGCTGTCTGAACTGTTCGGCTACGTGACGGACCTCCGCACGATGTCGTCGGGTCGGGCTACGGCTAACCTGACGTTCTCGCACTACGAAATCGTGCCGCAGAACATTGCCGACACGGTAGTAGCGAAAGAAAAAGGTACAATAAAGGCGTAA
- a CDS encoding DEAD/DEAH box helicase yields the protein MAERISYGKTWWGQQWLNALSQIDEANRLPRGKTYANKGAVQNLKIENNQISASVRGTAPRPYRVKLTVPLFTKQERDWLLTEVQENPAILAQLLNRQLPEELVQFAQKRGIRLFPHSFDDLGMGCSCPDFAIPCKHLAAVVYVIANEIDRNPFLVFLLKGLDILDELKSQQADVLSGGMETVLLLRELGTDDLPDDEDWTPDDDARAQLDFATIPPLADQLLHLLQPETTFTKSDFMKSLSRAYKLFGSADVRPVKRSPTVYTNGRIAKPAPAEISHPDPSDSIELQLDELMEIKKVGVFTEHGEQRNFADYDLTDLTKWLDTLTEADFAEMSDSVRGLYLAYQFSAALLRRGAVVPQLLCLGLKEDQYRVRWLPAMLNEAVQKQTDLLAAQLPPLLLTLRWQKEWLALPGREQVLMLCSLLMRPTIHDTTIELWERWPLEDADRLFFGVETIRFEGFGKREMPLAMQLWLNDFFLSHKRFVPILVVEDSELGDEFRMSLLVRDREASATSAVPLTEVLTQKQYASIRMAVLQDMLVLSRHFPDLTQLTKADGAAHLFYKPDAFVKILLETLPRMQLLGIALWLPKSLQHWVRPHIGGRLKAKVTASNAFMKLDDMLSFDWQVALGDQMVNVSEFEQLVNRRTGLVKIKDQYVLLDPNDLAKLKKQLETPPELTGAELLKAALAEEYKGNRVGISPDVYELIRQFTDAQAQPLPSALNAQLRPYQQRGYDWLIKNTALGMGSLLADDMGLGKTLQVIALLLKFKQEGRFGKQKGLVVLPTTLLTNWQKEIAKFAPDLIPYIYHGPGRKLPGESKPGDYDLLLTTYGVVRTDLDKLKKQTWAVLIIDEAQNIKNSDTEQTKAVKSLKATIRIALSGTPVENRLSEFWSIMDFVNKGYLGGLTKFNEEFGKPIQQERDHQKLDLFRRVTSPFLLRRVKTDKTIISDLPDKIENNQFCALTSEQAALYESVVQESIRAIEEKDGIARRGLVLKLMTALKQIGNHPHQYLKEGNASPALSGKATLLLNLLETIYASHEKVLIFTQYHEMGVLLQQFIQQAFGHQPLFLHGGSSRPERDRMVEQFQKNRSDHTFILSLKAGGTGLNLTQANHVIHYDLWWNPAVEAQATDRAFRIGQTKNVLVYRLMNQGTLEEKIDAMIRSKKELADLSVKTGETWIGDLNDEELKELVSLG from the coding sequence ATGGCCGAACGCATCAGCTACGGCAAAACCTGGTGGGGGCAGCAATGGCTCAATGCACTGTCTCAGATTGACGAAGCCAACCGACTACCGCGTGGTAAGACTTACGCCAACAAAGGGGCGGTTCAGAATCTGAAAATCGAGAATAATCAGATCAGCGCGTCGGTGCGGGGCACGGCTCCCCGGCCTTACCGCGTGAAACTAACTGTGCCGCTGTTTACGAAACAGGAGCGCGATTGGCTGCTGACCGAAGTACAGGAAAATCCGGCTATTCTGGCGCAGCTTCTCAACCGTCAACTACCCGAAGAGTTGGTGCAGTTTGCCCAGAAACGCGGCATTCGGCTGTTCCCCCACTCGTTCGATGACCTCGGCATGGGCTGCTCGTGTCCCGACTTCGCCATTCCGTGCAAACACCTTGCGGCAGTGGTGTACGTCATCGCCAACGAAATTGACCGCAATCCGTTTTTAGTGTTTTTGTTGAAAGGGCTTGATATTCTCGATGAACTGAAAAGTCAGCAGGCCGACGTACTCAGCGGGGGCATGGAAACGGTGCTGCTTCTACGTGAACTTGGCACCGACGACCTGCCCGACGATGAAGACTGGACACCCGACGACGATGCCCGCGCCCAACTCGACTTTGCTACCATTCCGCCCCTTGCCGACCAACTCCTGCACCTGCTTCAGCCCGAAACAACGTTCACCAAAAGTGATTTTATGAAGTCACTCAGTCGGGCGTATAAACTCTTCGGTAGTGCCGACGTCCGGCCCGTCAAACGTTCGCCTACGGTGTACACGAATGGGCGTATCGCCAAACCTGCGCCTGCCGAAATCAGCCATCCCGACCCCAGCGACAGTATTGAATTGCAGTTAGACGAGCTGATGGAGATTAAGAAGGTCGGCGTTTTTACCGAACATGGCGAACAGCGCAACTTCGCTGATTATGACCTGACCGACCTGACCAAGTGGCTCGATACGCTTACCGAGGCCGATTTCGCCGAAATGAGCGATTCGGTGCGGGGGCTATATTTAGCCTACCAGTTTTCGGCGGCTTTGCTGCGCCGGGGGGCTGTGGTGCCGCAGTTGCTTTGTCTGGGTCTGAAAGAAGATCAGTATCGGGTGCGGTGGTTGCCCGCGATGCTCAACGAGGCCGTTCAGAAACAGACGGATTTGCTGGCCGCGCAACTGCCGCCGTTGCTGCTAACCCTGCGCTGGCAGAAAGAATGGCTGGCTCTGCCCGGTCGCGAACAGGTGCTGATGCTCTGTTCGCTGCTCATGCGCCCGACCATCCACGACACCACTATCGAACTCTGGGAACGCTGGCCGCTCGAAGATGCCGACCGGCTCTTTTTCGGCGTCGAAACCATTCGCTTTGAAGGGTTCGGCAAGCGCGAAATGCCGCTGGCAATGCAGCTTTGGCTGAACGACTTCTTCCTGAGCCACAAGCGATTCGTGCCAATTCTGGTGGTAGAAGACAGCGAACTCGGAGACGAGTTTCGCATGAGTTTACTCGTGCGCGACCGCGAAGCGTCGGCCACGTCGGCGGTGCCGCTGACGGAGGTGTTGACGCAAAAGCAATACGCGTCTATTCGCATGGCCGTTTTGCAGGACATGCTCGTACTGTCGCGGCACTTCCCCGACCTGACCCAACTGACCAAAGCCGACGGAGCGGCCCACCTGTTCTACAAACCCGACGCATTCGTGAAAATTCTGCTCGAAACGCTGCCCCGGATGCAGTTGCTCGGCATTGCGCTCTGGTTACCCAAGTCGCTGCAACATTGGGTGCGGCCCCATATCGGCGGACGGCTGAAGGCCAAAGTCACGGCCAGCAATGCGTTTATGAAATTAGACGATATGCTGTCGTTCGACTGGCAGGTGGCTCTCGGCGATCAGATGGTAAACGTGTCGGAGTTTGAACAGTTGGTGAATCGCCGGACAGGCTTAGTCAAGATCAAAGACCAATACGTGCTGCTCGACCCGAACGACCTCGCCAAACTCAAAAAGCAACTCGAAACCCCGCCCGAACTAACGGGTGCCGAACTGCTGAAAGCCGCTTTGGCCGAAGAGTACAAGGGCAACCGCGTCGGCATCTCGCCCGACGTGTACGAACTAATCCGTCAGTTCACCGACGCGCAGGCGCAACCCTTGCCCAGCGCGCTCAACGCGCAGCTTCGGCCCTATCAGCAACGCGGCTACGACTGGCTTATCAAGAATACCGCGCTCGGCATGGGTAGCCTGCTGGCCGACGATATGGGTTTGGGTAAAACCCTGCAAGTCATTGCGTTACTGCTTAAATTCAAACAGGAAGGCCGGTTTGGGAAACAGAAAGGATTGGTTGTTTTGCCCACTACGCTATTGACTAACTGGCAGAAAGAAATAGCCAAATTCGCCCCCGATCTGATTCCGTATATCTACCACGGGCCGGGCCGCAAACTGCCCGGCGAGTCTAAGCCCGGCGACTACGACCTGCTGCTGACGACTTACGGCGTAGTACGAACCGACCTCGACAAGCTGAAAAAACAGACGTGGGCCGTGTTAATCATTGACGAGGCCCAGAACATTAAAAATAGCGATACCGAACAAACGAAGGCTGTAAAATCTCTGAAAGCAACTATTCGGATTGCCCTGAGCGGCACACCCGTCGAAAACCGGCTGTCGGAGTTCTGGAGCATTATGGACTTCGTGAACAAAGGCTACCTGGGCGGCCTGACGAAGTTCAACGAAGAGTTTGGCAAGCCCATTCAGCAGGAACGTGACCACCAGAAACTCGATTTGTTTCGGCGCGTCACCAGCCCGTTTCTGCTCCGGCGCGTAAAAACCGACAAAACCATCATCAGTGACCTGCCCGACAAAATTGAGAACAACCAGTTTTGTGCGCTCACGTCGGAGCAGGCGGCTTTGTACGAGAGCGTGGTGCAGGAGAGCATCCGGGCCATCGAAGAAAAAGACGGTATTGCCCGGCGCGGGCTGGTGCTGAAACTGATGACCGCCCTCAAACAAATCGGCAACCACCCGCATCAATATTTGAAAGAAGGAAATGCAAGCCCCGCGCTGTCGGGTAAGGCCACGTTGCTGCTCAACCTGCTCGAAACCATCTACGCCAGCCACGAAAAAGTCCTGATTTTCACGCAGTACCACGAAATGGGTGTGTTGTTGCAACAGTTTATTCAACAGGCGTTTGGGCACCAGCCGCTCTTTCTGCACGGCGGTTCGTCGCGCCCCGAACGCGACCGCATGGTCGAACAATTTCAGAAAAACCGTTCCGACCACACATTTATTCTGTCGCTGAAAGCGGGCGGCACCGGCCTGAACCTGACCCAGGCCAACCACGTCATCCACTACGATTTGTGGTGGAACCCGGCTGTTGAAGCGCAGGCCACCGACCGGGCGTTTCGCATCGGCCAAACCAAAAACGTGCTGGTTTATCGGCTGATGAATCAGGGTACGCTCGAAGAGAAAATCGACGCCATGATTCGCAGCAAAAAAGAACTCGCCGACCTCAGCGTGAAAACCGGCGAAACCTGGATCGGTGATCTGAACGACGAGGAGTTGAAAGAGTTGGTAAGTTTGGGGTAA
- a CDS encoding DUF433 domain-containing protein: MTTGVLETEKLLSRLSRAEKAQILQWIVQDLGDAFPGIERQPGVLGGAACVVRTRIPVWLLEQTRRLGASDADLLLAYPSLRAADLANAWAYVRSHVAEIDAAITQNGSKVTTN, from the coding sequence ATGACCACAGGTGTTTTGGAGACTGAAAAGCTTTTGAGCCGACTGTCAAGGGCTGAGAAAGCACAGATTTTGCAATGGATTGTGCAGGATTTGGGCGATGCTTTTCCTGGCATCGAGCGTCAGCCGGGTGTGTTGGGCGGGGCGGCCTGTGTGGTACGAACGCGCATACCCGTCTGGTTGCTTGAACAGACGCGCCGATTAGGTGCTTCGGATGCCGATTTGTTGCTGGCTTACCCCTCGCTCCGCGCTGCTGACTTGGCAAACGCGTGGGCGTATGTGCGTTCGCACGTAGCAGAAATTGACGCGGCCATTACACAAAACGGATCTAAAGTGACGACGAACTGA